The following are encoded together in the Candidatus Jidaibacter acanthamoeba genome:
- a CDS encoding FAD-dependent oxidoreductase — protein sequence MDKRFLGYVIAFDDKLYHQLMLARSLSLSAKEESNLIISLAPYLEDFIAELFQIKDEVISLANLHHELAPIFWCKRQFIQRKVAKNTSELDIASIEQAKFNLEQWGVDLYNELSFAKFVQDATESLEEEKLNYAKIYAAWALTSEEGKRIYKEGVLFKTPKKLVLSHLIEAERDEAGVYKYRSENIRKREGFDLTDNALNLVNALDHSNYCIWCHNQEKDSCSHGIKNKATNKFAVSELGANLTGCPLEEKISEMNTLKAKGIIIGALATAMIDNPLLAATGHRICNDCMKSCIYQKQEPVNIPLIETQTLDDVLALPYGFEIYSLLSRWNPLHFKNYLPKEISNYKILVAGMGPAGFTLAHYLLNEGFIVTGIDGLKIEPLNAEVSGIDLSGNRRDFKPIKDVNELYSSLSERVPQGFGGVAEYGITVRWNKNYLTLIRLLLERRENFRMYGGIRFGGTITYETAFNLGFDHIALALGAGKPNIPPIPNALAKGVRTASDFLMSLQLTGAQRANSIANLQVRLPIVVIGGGLTAVDTATESLAYYQVQVEKFLKSYEKLGEEIFDNISNEEKEVALEYIEHAKKLREAAGDDKIKLLRAWGGVKVAYRKTLQESPSYRFNHEEVEKAFEEGIEFAENIIPEEILIDNSGSCIGLRHSNGVLDAKTILIATGTEPNTVLAREDEEHFKLDGRYFTALDENLNIITPERVAKPEKPYVLSSLNDKNKAVSFFGDLHPSYVGNVVKAMASAKQGYSVVSEIIRRFEPLNNLPGERFFKKLDDNLIVKVKEVKELAQNIIEIVFKAKSASAEFKPGQFYRLQNYEANAFVRDGVSLAMEGLALTGAWVDKEQGLISTIVLEMGGSSNLCRYLKEGENVVLMGPTGTPSEIPENETIMLVGGGLGNAVLFSIGKAMKEKGCRVLYFAGYRKKADRYKVEEIEKASDVTVWCCDEGLLSYSRKNDKAFNGNIIQAIKAYGEKSLGVVEISLEEVDRIIVIGSDKMMAAVGYARHNIFKNFFKSNHIAIGSINSPMQCMMKEICAQCLQRHVDPVTQKDYYVFSCFNQDQLLDEVDFNHLNLRLNQNSLQEKVCAKLIKQLLVV from the coding sequence TTGGATAAGCGGTTTTTGGGGTATGTTATTGCTTTTGATGATAAGTTATATCACCAACTGATGTTAGCTCGTAGCCTAAGCTTAAGTGCTAAGGAGGAATCCAATCTAATTATTAGCCTGGCTCCTTATCTGGAAGATTTTATAGCTGAGCTGTTCCAAATAAAAGATGAGGTAATAAGTTTAGCTAATTTACACCATGAATTAGCTCCGATTTTCTGGTGTAAAAGACAGTTTATACAGAGGAAGGTAGCAAAGAATACTAGTGAACTTGATATTGCTTCCATAGAACAAGCTAAATTTAACTTAGAGCAATGGGGTGTAGACTTATATAATGAATTATCTTTTGCTAAATTTGTACAAGATGCGACTGAGAGTCTAGAAGAAGAAAAATTAAATTATGCAAAAATCTATGCCGCATGGGCTTTAACTTCCGAAGAAGGTAAAAGAATATATAAAGAAGGGGTGCTATTTAAAACTCCGAAAAAGCTGGTTTTATCTCATCTTATAGAAGCTGAGAGAGATGAAGCGGGAGTGTATAAATACAGATCAGAAAATATAAGAAAAAGAGAAGGGTTCGACCTGACTGATAATGCACTAAATTTAGTTAATGCACTTGATCATAGTAATTACTGCATATGGTGCCATAACCAAGAAAAAGATTCCTGTTCTCACGGCATAAAAAATAAAGCGACTAATAAATTTGCGGTCAGTGAGCTTGGAGCAAACCTTACGGGATGCCCGCTTGAAGAAAAGATTTCCGAGATGAATACTTTAAAAGCAAAGGGAATAATTATCGGCGCATTGGCTACGGCGATGATAGATAACCCGTTGCTTGCCGCAACGGGACACAGAATTTGTAATGATTGCATGAAGTCCTGCATTTATCAAAAGCAGGAGCCGGTTAACATTCCGCTTATTGAAACACAAACTTTAGATGATGTTTTAGCTCTCCCCTACGGGTTTGAGATATATAGCTTGCTTTCTCGGTGGAATCCTTTGCATTTTAAAAATTATTTACCTAAGGAAATCAGTAATTATAAAATTTTAGTTGCCGGGATGGGACCTGCGGGGTTTACTCTTGCACACTATTTACTAAATGAGGGATTCATAGTAACCGGCATTGACGGATTAAAGATTGAGCCATTAAATGCAGAAGTTTCCGGAATAGACTTGAGTGGTAATAGAAGAGATTTTAAGCCGATTAAGGATGTTAATGAGTTATATTCTTCACTTAGTGAACGAGTGCCGCAAGGGTTCGGAGGAGTAGCCGAATACGGCATAACCGTTAGATGGAATAAAAACTATCTTACTTTAATCAGATTGCTGCTTGAAAGAAGAGAAAATTTCAGGATGTACGGCGGAATTAGGTTCGGTGGCACAATCACCTATGAAACTGCATTCAATCTTGGTTTTGATCATATCGCTCTTGCCCTCGGCGCAGGTAAGCCTAATATTCCCCCGATACCTAATGCCTTAGCCAAGGGAGTACGAACTGCCTCGGATTTTCTGATGTCTTTACAGTTAACCGGTGCTCAGCGCGCAAACTCAATTGCTAATTTACAGGTGAGACTTCCTATAGTCGTGATCGGAGGAGGGTTAACAGCAGTTGATACTGCGACTGAAAGCTTAGCTTATTACCAAGTACAGGTTGAGAAATTTCTTAAAAGCTATGAAAAATTGGGAGAAGAAATATTTGATAATATTAGTAATGAAGAAAAGGAAGTTGCTTTAGAATATATTGAGCATGCAAAAAAGCTAAGAGAAGCTGCAGGAGATGATAAAATAAAGTTATTGCGAGCATGGGGCGGGGTTAAGGTAGCTTACAGAAAAACTTTACAGGAATCGCCGAGTTATAGATTTAACCATGAAGAAGTAGAAAAGGCCTTTGAAGAGGGAATAGAATTTGCGGAAAATATAATACCGGAGGAAATATTAATTGATAATTCGGGTAGTTGTATAGGCTTACGGCATAGTAACGGAGTGCTGGATGCTAAAACTATATTAATTGCTACAGGAACAGAACCTAATACTGTTCTTGCCAGAGAAGACGAAGAGCATTTTAAACTGGACGGAAGATATTTTACCGCTCTTGATGAAAATTTAAATATAATAACTCCGGAAAGGGTAGCTAAGCCTGAAAAGCCATATGTTTTAAGTTCCCTAAATGATAAAAATAAAGCGGTTAGTTTCTTTGGAGACCTACACCCCTCTTATGTCGGCAATGTGGTAAAAGCTATGGCGAGTGCTAAGCAGGGCTATAGTGTGGTAAGTGAGATTATTAGAAGATTTGAGCCATTGAATAATCTACCGGGAGAACGGTTTTTTAAAAAGCTGGATGATAATTTAATAGTTAAGGTTAAGGAAGTAAAAGAGTTAGCTCAGAATATAATAGAAATTGTTTTTAAAGCGAAATCGGCTTCGGCAGAGTTTAAGCCTGGGCAGTTTTATCGCTTGCAAAATTATGAGGCAAATGCGTTTGTAAGAGATGGTGTTTCTTTAGCTATGGAAGGTTTGGCTCTCACGGGGGCATGGGTTGACAAAGAGCAGGGCTTGATTTCAACCATTGTGCTTGAGATGGGTGGCTCATCCAATCTATGCCGTTATTTAAAAGAAGGGGAGAATGTAGTGCTAATGGGGCCGACCGGCACTCCTAGCGAAATTCCTGAAAATGAGACTATTATGCTGGTCGGGGGCGGTTTAGGTAATGCTGTTTTATTTTCAATCGGTAAAGCAATGAAAGAAAAGGGGTGTAGAGTGCTTTATTTTGCTGGCTATAGAAAAAAGGCGGATAGATATAAAGTAGAAGAAATTGAAAAAGCTTCCGATGTAACTGTCTGGTGTTGCGATGAAGGATTATTGAGCTATAGCAGAAAAAATGATAAAGCTTTCAACGGTAATATCATACAAGCAATAAAAGCTTACGGGGAAAAGAGCTTAGGTGTGGTTGAAATAAGTTTGGAAGAGGTGGATAGAATTATTGTCATTGGTTCTGATAAAATGATGGCTGCGGTTGGCTATGCGAGACATAATATCTTCAAAAACTTTTTCAAAAGTAATCATATTGCCATCGGTTCGATAAATTCACCGATGCAATGTATGATGAAGGAAATTTGTGCGCAATGCCTGCAAAGGCATGTTGATCCTGTTACTCAAAAAGATTACTATGTTTTTAGCTGTTTCAATCAGGATCAGTTGCTTGATGAAGTAGATTTTAACCATCTGAACTTACGGTTAAATCAAAATTCATTACAAGAAAAGGTATGTGCTAAATTAATTAAACAATTACTGGTGGTTTGA
- a CDS encoding flagellar basal body P-ring protein FlgI, whose product MLAYLNRLFEQAFFLLAVLIITFTAFEAKADSRIKDIVNFDGIRENMLIGYGLVVGLNGTGDNLKNSVFTQKGLTDFLEKLGVNTRGANLKTKNVAAVTVTASLPAFARTGSKISINVSTIGDAKSLKGGTLIATPLVGADGEVYAVSQGAISIGSPATLSDTTATLTPTSGYITNGAIIEREIDFRLDDLSEVRLALKNADITTARAIATAINANLFYDYAQALDPGTVRVNIPSQYKGRVLSLLADIESITIQPDSTAKIVIDEATGTIVIGENVKLSTVAIAQGNLIVKVKDSEEYAYEIGLTKVEPLPSEPGKEIAVFSQNTNLSDLVQGLNSLGVTPKDLISILKTIKQAGALQADIEVR is encoded by the coding sequence ATGTTAGCATATTTGAATAGATTATTCGAGCAAGCTTTTTTCTTACTCGCAGTATTGATAATAACTTTTACTGCTTTTGAAGCTAAAGCTGACTCTCGGATTAAAGATATAGTAAACTTTGACGGAATCAGGGAAAACATGCTGATCGGCTATGGACTGGTAGTTGGGCTTAACGGCACCGGAGATAACTTAAAAAACTCGGTATTCACTCAAAAAGGCTTAACCGATTTTTTAGAAAAGCTCGGGGTTAACACTAGGGGCGCAAATTTAAAAACTAAAAATGTGGCAGCTGTTACTGTTACTGCTTCACTTCCAGCTTTTGCAAGAACGGGCAGCAAAATTTCAATCAATGTAAGCACGATCGGAGATGCAAAAAGTTTAAAAGGCGGAACTTTGATTGCAACACCTTTGGTCGGAGCAGACGGTGAAGTTTATGCCGTATCCCAAGGAGCAATAAGCATTGGAAGCCCTGCAACTTTATCGGATACTACAGCGACATTAACTCCTACATCAGGATATATAACTAACGGTGCAATTATCGAACGTGAAATTGATTTTAGACTCGATGACCTTTCCGAAGTAAGGCTTGCGTTGAAAAATGCTGATATTACTACTGCGCGCGCTATAGCAACCGCAATTAATGCAAACTTGTTTTACGATTATGCACAAGCTTTAGATCCGGGCACGGTGAGAGTAAATATCCCAAGCCAATATAAAGGAAGAGTTCTATCTTTGCTTGCTGATATTGAAAGCATAACCATACAACCTGATTCCACTGCTAAAATAGTTATAGATGAAGCTACCGGCACGATAGTAATCGGAGAAAACGTTAAACTTAGCACAGTTGCCATCGCTCAAGGTAATTTGATCGTAAAAGTAAAAGATTCGGAAGAATATGCTTATGAGATCGGATTAACTAAAGTTGAGCCGCTTCCTTCCGAGCCCGGGAAAGAAATAGCAGTGTTTAGTCAAAATACAAATTTAAGTGATCTGGTTCAGGGATTAAATTCCCTTGGGGTTACGCCTAAGGATTTAATTTCTATTTTAAAAACCATCAAACAAGCAGGCGCACTGCAAGCAGACATAGAGGTAAGATAA
- a CDS encoding DUF167 domain-containing protein produces the protein MPKSFLKINVKVTPQSKNDEVLEFLQDMNNQYSMKVRVKAPPQGGEANDAVIKLLSKYFDLAKSNIEIILGAASKQKVIRIVDFSDEIIVKKVQKNLFT, from the coding sequence GTGCCAAAAAGTTTTTTAAAAATTAATGTAAAAGTGACCCCGCAAAGTAAGAATGATGAAGTGCTGGAATTCTTGCAGGATATGAATAACCAGTATTCTATGAAAGTGAGAGTGAAAGCTCCTCCTCAGGGGGGAGAGGCAAATGATGCGGTAATTAAACTTCTCTCAAAGTATTTTGATCTTGCTAAATCTAATATTGAAATCATCTTAGGCGCGGCTTCAAAACAAAAAGTAATAAGAATAGTTGATTTTAGTGATGAAATAATTGTAAAAAAGGTGCAGAAGAATCTGTTTACTTAA
- a CDS encoding rod-binding protein, translating to MTNIHNLTNSFATMQLDQGRGKNLTGNSLTKEAAQEFSAYVVSHLLKEASPPINNHMLNENSTTQEIFEGLLTNEYAKVAAKQDSLGITKIVESSLLQVQEQSLGE from the coding sequence ATGACTAATATACATAATTTAACCAACAGTTTTGCAACTATGCAGCTTGATCAGGGAAGAGGAAAAAATTTAACCGGCAACTCCCTTACTAAAGAAGCTGCACAGGAATTTTCGGCTTATGTCGTTTCCCATTTATTAAAAGAGGCTTCCCCTCCGATAAATAATCATATGCTTAACGAAAATAGTACAACTCAAGAAATATTTGAAGGCCTGCTCACTAATGAGTATGCGAAGGTGGCGGCAAAGCAGGATAGCTTAGGTATTACAAAAATAGTTGAATCGTCTTTATTACAAGTTCAAGAACAAAGTTTAGGGGAATAA
- the lptA gene encoding lipopolysaccharide transport periplasmic protein LptA, with protein sequence MKNFIIMLAFIFSIPNAFAKETVQASQDPINIESNELVIEQKENKGVFTGNVEVIQGDMVINSDKMIVYYAEPTTDNIDSQELLGSNKISKIETFGNVVITTPKEKAKGEKGEYITKDQVFILKKNVQLIQGKNILTGNKFIYNRLNGKGVLTSGEKGGKNKQRAKALIIPEQVK encoded by the coding sequence ATGAAAAATTTTATTATAATGCTCGCTTTTATTTTTAGTATTCCGAATGCTTTTGCTAAAGAAACAGTACAAGCTTCTCAGGATCCGATAAATATTGAATCCAATGAATTGGTAATAGAGCAAAAAGAGAACAAGGGAGTGTTCACCGGTAATGTTGAAGTCATCCAAGGCGATATGGTGATCAATTCGGATAAAATGATTGTTTATTATGCTGAACCTACAACTGATAATATAGACTCCCAAGAGCTGCTAGGCAGTAATAAAATTTCCAAAATTGAAACGTTTGGAAATGTTGTTATCACTACTCCGAAAGAAAAGGCAAAAGGGGAAAAGGGGGAGTATATTACTAAAGATCAAGTATTTATACTCAAGAAGAATGTGCAGTTGATTCAGGGAAAAAATATCTTAACCGGTAATAAGTTTATCTATAACAGATTAAACGGTAAGGGAGTTTTAACCTCGGGTGAAAAGGGGGGTAAGAACAAGCAGAGAGCTAAAGCATTAATTATCCCGGAGCAAGTTAAATGA